One Komagataeibacter medellinensis NBRC 3288 DNA window includes the following coding sequences:
- a CDS encoding MobC domain-containing protein produces MEQSSPSPKKRRYGPTPKASSDRRWHSVSCRLTDDELALVDARRGKVRRGEWLRLSALGKPPRIVPELNRVAWVDLARSASNLNQIAHAVNCGEVPAGGDLASVLDALRADLDALRLAMIGGGDEGEG; encoded by the coding sequence ATGGAGCAATCATCACCTTCCCCGAAGAAGCGCCGTTATGGCCCGACCCCGAAAGCGTCTTCGGATCGTCGGTGGCACTCTGTCTCTTGTCGCCTGACCGATGACGAGCTTGCCCTTGTCGATGCTCGCCGGGGCAAGGTTCGTCGCGGCGAATGGTTACGCCTCTCCGCCCTGGGCAAACCTCCCCGCATTGTCCCGGAATTGAACCGGGTCGCTTGGGTCGATCTTGCCCGGAGCGCATCGAACCTCAACCAGATCGCCCATGCGGTGAATTGCGGCGAGGTTCCGGCCGGTGGTGATCTTGCATCCGTCCTCGATGCACTCCGGGCCGACCTCGACGCCTTGCGTTTGGCGATGATCGGAGGCGGCGATGAAGGCGAAGGTTGA
- the repC gene encoding replication protein C, IncQ-type, which produces MRNNKALTHARHDPGHVLAHGLFRSLASGDYKRLKLDVAYEIGNERLEFGAKEPLGTDEMRVLQGLVALAGPKGLILKADTQSSDARQLFLDLFAPASEFVAATDQPESLVVRGSFRRLAREIGMNESGPNITRIRQAIERLFAVTIFIQSGRRRVGCRLISSYASDEGVGDLYVALNPRLTEAILGQGQHVRIDMEEVRGLKSDPARLMHQRLSGWINPGMRREVSIDTLCSYVWPDAGSDAAMRKRRQRIRSALAELRKVGWFADVQEGVVTVGRPKIA; this is translated from the coding sequence ATGCGTAATAATAAAGCGCTCACACATGCGAGGCATGATCCCGGTCATGTCTTGGCGCATGGCCTATTTAGGTCGCTTGCATCTGGTGATTACAAGCGTTTGAAACTGGATGTTGCTTATGAGATTGGCAATGAGCGTCTTGAGTTTGGCGCGAAAGAACCGCTTGGCACTGATGAGATGCGCGTTTTGCAAGGTCTCGTTGCTTTAGCTGGGCCGAAGGGGCTGATCTTAAAAGCCGATACTCAATCATCTGATGCTCGACAGTTATTTCTTGATCTCTTTGCTCCTGCATCTGAGTTTGTCGCCGCAACAGATCAGCCGGAAAGTCTTGTCGTCAGAGGGTCATTTAGACGGTTGGCGCGAGAAATCGGCATGAATGAATCCGGGCCAAACATCACGAGGATACGTCAAGCGATTGAGCGGCTTTTTGCCGTGACGATCTTTATACAGTCGGGCCGGAGGCGTGTCGGGTGTCGTTTGATCTCGTCTTATGCGTCTGATGAAGGGGTCGGCGATCTGTACGTCGCTTTGAACCCGCGCTTGACCGAGGCGATCCTTGGTCAAGGTCAACATGTCAGAATTGATATGGAAGAGGTGCGCGGTCTCAAGAGTGATCCTGCACGTCTCATGCACCAGCGTCTCTCTGGCTGGATCAATCCAGGCATGAGGCGAGAGGTCTCCATTGATACTCTTTGCTCTTATGTGTGGCCCGATGCCGGGTCTGACGCGGCCATGCGGAAACGGCGGCAACGGATCAGGTCAGCATTGGCCGAATTGCGTAAAGTTGGCTGGTTTGCAGACGTGCAAGAAGGCGTTGTGACCGTCGGCAGACCTAAAATTGCGTAG